A section of the Candidatus Omnitrophota bacterium genome encodes:
- a CDS encoding DUF502 domain-containing protein — translation MKIKLWNRFLVNFFNGIVLLLPAVVTIWIIRFVVIKMNDVILSPLVKVLAPMAWEQTHGVVIAKTLIFIGVIFTVALIGWGAKIWVINRMFALGENIFIRVPIMGKLYTTSKQIFGALIGQGKTIFKQVVLIEYPREGLYTIAFTTGTTKGELKDQLGETGVNVFVPTTPNPTSGFFLVIPRRSIRFLNMSVEDGMKLVVSGGSVSPVVPYVSEQS, via the coding sequence ATGAAAATCAAGTTGTGGAACAGATTTCTGGTCAACTTTTTCAACGGGATAGTACTTCTTCTGCCCGCGGTGGTCACCATATGGATCATAAGGTTCGTGGTGATAAAGATGAACGATGTCATACTCAGCCCGCTGGTCAAGGTGCTGGCGCCGATGGCATGGGAGCAGACGCACGGAGTGGTAATAGCCAAGACCCTGATATTTATCGGTGTTATATTCACGGTTGCTCTTATAGGGTGGGGCGCGAAGATATGGGTAATAAATCGCATGTTCGCCCTTGGTGAGAATATTTTCATCAGGGTTCCGATCATGGGAAAACTGTATACTACGAGTAAACAGATCTTCGGTGCGCTCATAGGTCAGGGAAAGACGATCTTCAAACAGGTAGTGCTTATTGAGTACCCCAGAGAAGGCCTTTATACGATAGCTTTCACCACCGGTACCACCAAGGGTGAGCTGAAGGATCAGCTGGGCGAAACGGGCGTGAACGTGTTCGTGCCTACGACACCTAATCCCACCAGCGGATTTTTCCTGGTCATCCCGAGAAGGAGCATACGGTTTTTGAACATGAGCGTTGAAGACGGCATGAAACTGGTCGTTTCCGGAGGATCGGTCTCACCGGTCGTTCCTTATGTGTCAGAACAAAGCTAG
- a CDS encoding phosphatase PAP2 family protein, producing MMTGPPGSGQRCGRKKMRFYKKPEKHFGSKFLLSVNAALEGVVHTLQSERNMRIHFAIAFLVLIAGIYLNLSPEQFMILCFAVTFVLVAEMFNTAIEHLTDHVSDEFHPTVKIIKDVSAGAVFVSAVNASITGYLLFAKRIAGGMRGLLRIKQSPWHITLITLLVVIGVVILIKVIRKEKFLLKGGMPSGHSAVAFAVWVVISLLTMNPLVSILVFFLVLIIAKSRMTNGVHSLWEVIAGSLIGALVALLIFQMLS from the coding sequence GATGACAGGACCGCCCGGAAGCGGGCAAAGATGCGGAAGGAAGAAGATGCGCTTTTACAAAAAGCCAGAAAAGCATTTCGGAAGTAAGTTCCTGCTCAGCGTGAACGCTGCTCTTGAAGGAGTAGTGCACACGCTGCAGAGCGAAAGGAACATGAGGATACATTTCGCCATCGCTTTTCTGGTCCTGATAGCGGGGATATATCTTAATCTCTCTCCGGAACAGTTCATGATCCTCTGTTTCGCGGTGACTTTCGTGCTGGTCGCTGAAATGTTCAATACCGCGATAGAACACCTCACCGACCACGTGAGCGATGAGTTCCATCCGACGGTCAAGATCATCAAGGACGTTTCGGCGGGCGCGGTGTTCGTGAGCGCGGTGAACGCCTCGATTACCGGCTATCTGCTTTTTGCCAAACGCATCGCGGGGGGAATGAGGGGGCTTTTAAGGATAAAGCAGTCCCCCTGGCACATAACGCTGATAACTTTGCTTGTTGTGATCGGCGTGGTCATACTCATCAAGGTCATACGCAAGGAGAAATTCCTATTAAAAGGAGGGATGCCCAGTGGCCACTCCGCGGTTGCGTTTGCGGTATGGGTCGTTATATCTCTTCTTACCATGAACCCGCTGGTGAGCATACTGGTGTTCTTTCTAGTACTTATTATAGCGAAAAGCAGGATGACCAACGGCGTGCATTCGCTCTGGGAGGTCATAGCGGGAAGTCTGATAGGGGCGCTGGTAGCGCTTTTGATATTTCAGATGCTTTCTTAA
- the recO gene encoding DNA repair protein RecO, producing the protein MPAQSAEGIILRKYLLRETSYILVVFTENFGKIRGVMKGVRNPYPQFAGNFEIFTRCDLLFYRKHKRPMDLITHCEAVDFYLPVRKDIERLTYANYFIELINVVTSDYDPNEELYRVLVRSLEMLGTGSSAKRVSRIFEIKTLGAIGLRPELDICCGCGGELGTGSVFSISSGGTVCSGCASRSGSYLRLSPGTLKFLRKIQSSEIDRLAHIKVSSQVGRETERILKSFMAYHLGRQMRSLKFLETLQKERII; encoded by the coding sequence ATGCCTGCACAAAGTGCCGAGGGGATAATATTACGCAAGTACCTTTTAAGGGAGACCAGCTACATACTTGTGGTGTTCACCGAGAACTTTGGTAAGATAAGAGGCGTGATGAAAGGGGTGAGGAACCCCTATCCGCAGTTCGCCGGGAACTTTGAAATATTCACTAGATGCGACCTGCTCTTTTACAGAAAACACAAAAGGCCGATGGACCTTATCACCCATTGCGAGGCCGTCGATTTTTATCTTCCCGTAAGAAAAGACATAGAAAGGTTGACATACGCTAATTATTTTATAGAATTAATAAACGTGGTCACCAGCGATTACGACCCTAACGAAGAACTTTACCGGGTCCTGGTCAGAAGCCTCGAGATGCTGGGGACCGGTTCCAGCGCAAAACGTGTCAGCAGGATATTCGAGATAAAAACATTGGGAGCCATTGGGCTCAGGCCCGAACTTGACATATGCTGCGGGTGCGGGGGCGAGCTCGGCACAGGTTCTGTATTCAGTATCTCTTCAGGTGGTACGGTATGTTCAGGGTGCGCATCCCGATCGGGCAGCTATTTAAGACTTTCCCCGGGAACACTAAAATTCCTGAGGAAGATACAATCGAGTGAGATTGACAGACTTGCGCACATAAAGGTGAGCAGCCAGGTGGGCAGGGAGACTGAAAGGATACTGAAAAGTTTTATGGCGTATCATCTCGGGCGCCAGATGAGATCACTTAAGTTTTTGGAAACCCTCCAGAAGGAGAGAATAATCTAG